The Drosophila sechellia strain sech25 chromosome 2R, ASM438219v1, whole genome shotgun sequence nucleotide sequence TATTTGATAATGGGAATGTGGATGCTTTGTTGTTGGGATAGGTCGGCTCTCTTCACACGGTCGGCTTCGTTCGCTGGCCGCTTGTTGTTAGCGTTTGATAACTTTAATTTGCTAACAAAGTCTGGGCTATTTGGTTTCACTActgtttacttttatttacgATCAATCGGGGGTTCCGACATTGTTATGAAGCTGAAATGACAAGTACACTTGGCCGAATGTCTTTTCACCCCCTTTACTAATTAAGCGTGGAAATTCCGCTAAAAGGGGAAATATTGGATGTCAGCATGGAATGCTCCTACACCTTCCTGCATACTTTTAGGTCCACTCTCGGCGGACCACGTGTTTCTGCCGATCTCACATCCATAATGATCTGACAAGTGGCTCATGgtctttgctttttttttggtggtcAGCAATTACGATCGCTTGTTTGCTGTAAATAAAGCCCAAATCAATTACGTCACCGATCTCTGGGCTGGCGAATGCTAATGATGGATATTGTTACTGGTTTTTGTGCGAGTCATGGGCTCAGCCAAGGTAATTGAAGGGGGGCGGGGAGGGGGTCAAAGCCTTAAAGCCGGAAGGTAAACCATTCATGGAGCCCTTCCCCTCCGCGCAATTTCATCTGTTATACAACACACACTCTCAAACTTTCAGCTGTCTGCCTTTCTGTGCCCATTCATTCAATTATTATTCGCTTTCGCTCAAAGTTTCATTGTTGCTACTTTGCACTATGGGAAATTTGACCACTTTTTCTGGCCAAAATTAAGAACTCGAGAACGGAGCGAGATATTAAGataatttttgcatttgcattggcTTACCTAGCTTATATCTTTAATGatgtttaataaatatatatatagttatttaTTAGTAACTaactaataattatttaattaacttttttcTGGTGTCTTACTAGTCACCGTTGTGGCGccatctatatatatttgtggCATGCAGAACTAAACATGCATGCATTTaatatcatatttttttgGCCAGAAAAAGTGTATAAATTTCCCATAGTGCATTGCTTTTTTGGTTTCTGTGCGCAATTTCGCgagtttattttgtttgtaaatttgtatatttttttgacAATTCCAATTGGACAGACCGGTAGCCGACGTTCAAAAACGAGTCGAGCTCACGGCCTTGTGCTTGACTGTGGCAACAGCGGCACAGTTCACGAGCCAAAACCCACCCTCCAACTCCCCCCAatccatttccatttatttcgggtgtatctgtatctgctgcTTCTATGTATGTCAGTGTCAACCGAAATAGCTGCTGCCTTCTCGCCTTTCTACCCCACGCATGTCtactatgtatgtatgtccgtccgtccgtccgtttgtccgtaCGGGTGATAAATTTTCGGTGACAACATGTAGTCTCTGGCATTTGATTCTGATTGGGAATTGCTCGTCTCTTGTCGCATTTCTCCGCCCGTGCGAATAGAGATCACTTTGTACCTGAAACAAAAGCAGTTTCATGGGGAAATAAGTCGGAATTTCGTGCAATATTTTgactaatttttattgcatatATCTGCCCAATTTATGCATGTATTGCATTGCCacttgtttatatattttattatgttGATCAGTTTGTGCAAATCATTATGAACCAATAAATCAAGTCACTTCAATCGTAAGGGCTATAAATACGATGATGAATATGAAAAGTATAAATACACCATAATGATATGAAGGAGCTAAGTGGCCCCTTTCGATGCCAAATCGGCGATCCAAGAGAAAGGTTAAATTCTCCCTCTCGCCTCTCTGCATTTCTGCAGTCAACCTATCTTATCGGCGCACAAGTGACTTTTGCCTAGCCTTTTATTTCGTTCTATTTGGGCTGTCTTTCGCGTTTGTTTCCCGTTGTTTTGGGCGGCCCCTCATTTTTGATATTCCGATAAGCATTTGATGTGCAATTTCGATCCACTTTTGCAGGTGCCTATGGAACGGTTTACAGAGCCCGGGATGTGGTCACCGGCAACATAGTGGCGCTGAAGAAGGTGAGGATATCGCTGAACGAGAACGGAGTGCCCATGTCCACGCTGCGTGAGATCTCGCTGCTGAAGCAGCTGAATGCCAGCAATCATGCGAATATTGTTAAGTGAGTATGGGGTAGTATATTCCGCCACAAGGGCTTCTAAATGGCCTTGAAGTTGAGTACTCTTTGTAGAACTATAGCTAGCTGTATATGAGGGTTGTTATCACGCGCCATTGGGGCCAAGTGGCGGCGCCACAATTATTTGCCAAACTCATTTGTAAAGAGCCGCCTTGCAATGTCAGCGCGCTTGTGTTTATCTGTGCACGCTATAGCCGCAATATTCCGACGATTTGCCCCCGGCGCACGCCCTCGCTTCTGACATATGCCAGTCAAGCCAGTCGCTCCGTTCCCGCTGATAACTGATCACTGCAGTCCGCAGATCCGGAAATTTTGTATTGGCATTAAGTCGCTTGCGGCGGCCGTTAAGAATTTGAATTAGCAGAGCAGCTCGATAACCACATGTTGCTGTCGCGCGTTATCGATGTGCGTGCTCGCTTGCACTTTAGCAGTGTGAGAGCGCGATCCGAATGTCATATGTACAGTACAAGAgcgcgagagagagagagtgagagtgaGAGCTCTCGCACAACAGAATGTTAAGTTCAGTTGCAGATGGCTACAAAGTTGCAGCTGTTAATTTGTTTGAAgccaaaagtattttttagCGGTTGGAGGGGTACAAGAAATAAGTCAGTGGTAAATTTGGTTTCTTGTATTTGTCTGTATTTTTAAAAGTTCAACGTTCCAGTTGCTACAGCAAGTGTATCTGTTGAAGGTTTCAATAGAAGCGCGCCGTTTTAAGTAATTCAAAGGCAATGTTAAAATAACTGCCCGAAATGCTTCTAACATAATGCTAACATAACATAATGCTAGTCTGCTCTGCCAACGTTTACGTTTTGCCTCTGTCCGAAAACGATCTCTAGCCTCTCTTACTTGTTGCGCTCTTTCGCTCTTTGATCGCCGTGTGCGCATGTGTTTGTCTCGAGTGCTTCGCGTAGTTCCCGAAACGAGCAAAGTATGGCCAATGGCGCCACCGTAACCAGCAGCATTTTATGCCACTTTTTCTATATCTCTCAACATTTCCGCCATACATCGCGCTCTGTCGCACAAAATCACACAGTTTATACATACAGATTGCTCTTCCCCTACTTTTTCAGACTGTACGAAGTATGCCAGTTTCTGGAGCGCGACGGCCAACTGCTGATTCTGCTGGTTTTCGAGCATGTGGAGCAGGATCTGTCGGATCTTATAGACAGACTTCCCAAATCGGGCATGTCGCCGCCCACAATTCAGGTGGGTCTCCAAATGATAACAAATTTCatagtatataataatttcatattGCAGCGCTTGTCGAGGGAACTACTGACCGGTGTGGACTTCTTACACTCACACCGCATCATCCATCGGGATCTGAAGCCGCAGAACCTGCTGGTCTCCTCGCAGGGCCACCTCAAGATCGCCGACTTTGGCCTGGCCAAGACCTACGGTTCGGAGATGAAGCTCACCTCCGTGGTGGTCACCTTGTGGTACCGCGCACCCGAGGTTCTGCTCGCCCAGCCCTACAACAGCACCGTGGACATCTGGAGCGCCGCCTGCATCATCTTCGATATGTTCAATAGGCGCGCCCTGTTCCCGGGCACCTCCGAGAAGAATCAGCTGGACCGCATCTTCGAGTGAGTGCACAATCCTGCCCTTGAATTCGGagattttaattacatttatgCGATTTCTCGCAGACTGACTGGCAGACCCACCGAGCAACAGTGGCCACAGACCATTTCCGTGGCCCTGGAACACTTTCCCCAGCGGCATCCAAAGAGACCAAAAGACTTTTGCCCAAACCTGTGCAAGTACGCCGATGATCTGTTGAATGTGAGCATGAAAATGAAGATATCTTGTTCCATGGTCTAGCTAACGCACACCCTGTGTTCCTTCACAGAAAATGCTTTCCTACGACCTCCACTTGCGACCATCCGCCTTGGCCTGTTTGGAGCACGACTACTTCCAGCAGGAACCCCTATAGTCCCGATGCCCAGAATGGATAATGGATTATGGATGTGGAAGTGGACTGATCATTGCGGCCGCGCTTCGTTCTTGTTACAATGTTCCTTTAAGTGTAGTGaagcattttgtttattttttcgcgACAGTCCAGTTATTGTGTCCGGATACGGATCCGGAATAAAGAATACCTTAATATGTTTGTAGTCGTAAGCTAAGTGTGAATACTACTGCCGATCAACCATCTGATGACCATTACGTGTGAAACGATTCTCGAGGGCGTTTTAAGGCCCTCCAAATCGAAATGTGATACACAAAGTTCAGGAATGCATTAtacaatttcaaaattttgTACAACAATCATTTATATATGCAATTATATATACAGCATACAATAAGATTGGTCTCATTTTTTatctgaaatttattttgggtgcaacttaaatttaaaggggaagaatttaaaatattcgctaatatttatgtattttacatatcaaatttaataaaattttccaaaataaatttaatttttacttttttatgaaACGGTTTTTAAAATGTAGCTTATTAGAATTttatgtatatgcatatacCAGTTATATTCTATGTTAATACGATCGTCATGTTAATCATCGATAGCTAGCTGTTAACTTTTGCGCATCCCTATTTCCGTCTCTTAACTTACGATCGCTcttattttccactcttccAGTCATTTAACAGCATGTTAGGCCTCACTTAACAGAACCGATTCAAATAGTGTGACCCAATACTGCAAAGGCAAAACGCAGCCCACTATTACGTTAGTCAAGTTCGAAACCCAGTGTTGCAAATGATAAGATTTCCAtgatgtatatatttatatagtttttgctgttttaaatgtaaaaaacccacaaaattgtttacaaattaataatattgctTTAACTTTTacttaaaatcaaaattaaaaataatattattatttatcggTTCATTAGGGGTATTGCTAGATAAGGAATTGGTATATTTTGGTATATATAAGTATGAGCTGGTATTTTCGAGCCTCGACCGCGCGGCCACACTGACTTCCGCCTCTTTTTCGACTACAACTTGCGAAGGAAAGTTGTGTTTTTCGTACATTTTGCCAATTCACGTTTCGTGTCAAGAACCCAAGACTTAAACATGCGTTACGTGGCTGCTTACCTTCTGGCCGTCCTCGGTGGCAAGGACTCGCCCGCCAACGGCGATCTGGAGAAGATCCTCAGCTCCGTGGGCGTTGAGGTTGACGCCGAGCGTCTGACCAAGGTCATCAAGGAGCTGGCTGGCAAGAGCATCGACGACCTGATCAAGGAGGGTCGCGAGAAGCTCTCCTCGATGCCGGTGGGCGGCGGTGGTGCCGTCGCAGCCGCTGATGCCGCacccgctgccgccgccggtGGCGACAAGAAGGAGGCCAAGAAGGAAGAGAAGAAGGAGGAGTCCGAGTCCGAGGACGACGACATGGGCTTCGCTCTCTTCGAATAAGCGGTTGAATGGGCGAATATACTGTGCAACACACTTGCGAGGCGAGAAAGCAGCGTTTTGGAGCAGCCAGTCTACACACTTGTCTAGCAGCCATCCGTTCACCATTTCTACGTAATAAAAATCAGCAGTGTTTGCACTTTATATAAACCAAGtgaaattgtgttttttgtgcCGTTTACGCGGTTATTTTCATGGTTTTTGTGACGTTTTTTCACCCATAACAGTGGACCCACGTGTTGGCTAACATTCTGTTGGACGCCCGCGCAGTGGATTATGCTAACTTAACAGTCGGCGGGGTGCGCTGTTAAGTCAGCGAATTCTTATTGGATTTATAGAAATTCTCTAGCCTTTGTGAATAACAAACAAATTGGATGGAAATTAGTAACTAGCATTTCAGAGGGGTAAAAATCGATCAGAAGGCGAGATGTCCTTGAtgatcataaaaaataatataaggTTCTAAAAAATCTCGTATTTAGACTAAACAAAATATCAAACTTATAGTTTATGTGAAAGTTTAGAATAGTAGCGTTTCTTTTTAGTCCCATAAAAGTCCGTCTAAATGTGATATGGAATATAGTTTTATAAACTTTCTTATTAAACACTCAGTTAAACCGCgctattttatatataaatacaccGAGGAATGCGTACACTAAAACTAATTATTTAGGCCAGGCCCACAATGGTATAGAATATCAGTGGTAGTACCAGGTTGTCCACCTGGTCGGTGAACGCCTCCACCAGAGCCGAATTCAGTGCTGCGAATATGGTGGCGAACCACTTGGCCTGGCTCATGGCCACCAGGCCGGAAATCGCCAGCAGCCAGACGGCCATGAGAATGGACACCACGAACGCAATGGTGCCCTCCAGGGAGCGGGAAGATCCTAGAAGTATGACACATGTATTAAAATAGAATCTTATATATGCGAATGAACTCATTGAAAGATCAGAGTATCTCAAAATAGACATCCTTTTAGTTCATTTTACTTACTTCCCCACTTGTTGCGTCCCAGCTTGGAGCCCACTACACTGGCTGCAGTGTCTCCAACGCCGACTGCTAGAATCCCCGAAAGCAAGGCCAGAGTATTGTCGCCAGAGCACGGACATGGTGTCATCCAAATGGGCATTGAGCAGCCGATGAGCAAGCAGAACGGAGTTAGAGCCAACTCTCCGGCGTCCTTTTCGTCCTTGAATGTGCTGAACGCCAGGGCTAGTCTATCCGCGAATGGCGGAATCTTCAGCAGACGCAGCAGCTCCAGGACCACGAAAGCAGCCAACGCCACGCCAGTGGCCAAGTAGAGCAGGGCGCACTCGAAGATCAATCCGGGTATATAGACCATAACAATGAGCAGGTGGAAGATCTTGCGCACACGTGTATTGGCCTTCGCGGAGCTTCCAATTTGCCAGGCGACTGTGAGGCAGGTTAGCACAACCAGCAGCATGTAGAAGACCAAGATGGCCAGTCTTTCCTGATCCCGGAGCAGGAACTGCACAAGTGCCAGCA carries:
- the LOC6609466 gene encoding 60S acidic ribosomal protein P2, encoding MRYVAAYLLAVLGGKDSPANGDLEKILSSVGVEVDAERLTKVIKELAGKSIDDLIKEGREKLSSMPVGGGGAVAAADAAPAAAAGGDKKEAKKEEKKEESESEDDDMGFALFE
- the LOC6609465 gene encoding cyclin-dependent kinase 4; its protein translation is MSYVRQLKRQKMSQGKKFGDGDPFNYQELNIIGEGAYGTVYRARDVVTGNIVALKKVRISLNENGVPMSTLREISLLKQLNASNHANIVKLYEVCQFLERDGQLLILLVFEHVEQDLSDLIDRLPKSGMSPPTIQRLSRELLTGVDFLHSHRIIHRDLKPQNLLVSSQGHLKIADFGLAKTYGSEMKLTSVVVTLWYRAPEVLLAQPYNSTVDIWSAACIIFDMFNRRALFPGTSEKNQLDRIFELTGRPTEQQWPQTISVALEHFPQRHPKRPKDFCPNLCKYADDLLNKMLSYDLHLRPSALACLEHDYFQQEPL